The Onychomys torridus chromosome 9, mOncTor1.1, whole genome shotgun sequence genomic sequence GTTTGGGCCTGAGAGAGAGGCAAACATCCCACATCCTTGTCCTTGAGGCCAGAACTAGACCGAGCTAGGTCGGGCACTCTTCACAAGGCATGGCCTGGCCTCTCTTTGGAGTCATGGGTATTGCTCAGGGCAACACTTATCCCAACCTAGACCTGGTAGTGCCTGTGTTGACCTGCCGGGAACCAGAGCCCAGCTAGGGTAGAGTTTGAGGTATGACAGCCGTGGAGTAACATTTAAGATAATTGTATGGTAGTGCCTGGTTGGATTTCATCTGCCTGGAGCTTTCAGGGGCAAGAATAAAGTCCATTGTAGACTAGAGGGGACTGAGATAGGTCTAACAGagactgacctctgacctgcatCTACTACTGCCCCTCAGGCTCAGGGTCCCTGCATGAGGTGATCTTTCTATACAAAGATGAGGCTATTTGGAATGCTGAATGACTTTCCAAGGGAGCCTTGCCCTCTTCCTCACAGCTTAATAGCTGAAGTGGACTTTGCCCCTCTCCCCTAAGGTAGCAGTCAGCTGCCCAGTTCCTGTCTTAGGCAGAAGCCCTCTCTAGACCTTCGCCAGCAAGCATGGTCTCCTGGTCCTTCCTGGGCCCATACCCTGCCTCGCTCTGCCCCTTTACTAAGTGTCTCAGGGCTGGGTGGAGGACCAGGGAATCAGCAAGACTGTGACATAGCAGCTCCCCAGGATCTCCTCAGCCTCTCAGTCTCCACTGTGAACCAGAGGTGGCTGCTTactgtgagaaaatgcctccaagcAATAGACAGGAAGTTTCTGCCCTACCAGTGTTGCGAGATGGAAAATGTATTTCCACTGGAATCCATGGGTAGAAGAGAGAGACAAACAAGCTCAGAGCACCCACCCAGGGCCCTTCCTTTCCTTAGAGatttcccctcccacccctgagcTGGGATAGGTTCTTATAGTCAGCCTGCCCAGACCGTCACACACATCCCAGAGTTCTTGTTCATAAACACAGTGTGTGGACACAGTGCCAGTACCTCCCACCTGCAAGTGAGCAGCTGTTCCCCAAAGCATGGGGTACCCCCAGCTGTCTACTTTCACCAGGGCTGCTGCCCATCATTTCCAAGAATAAACACCAGCTAGTGGCTGCGTGGATCTGAATCATCTGGGagcttccaaaggaggggagTGACTGCCCAGGACAGACAAGCAGGTTATATAAGTTCCTGAGGGCTGGACTTCACACAGGTCTCTTCCTGTGGCTACTGCCTGCCAGAGAGTTACCTACAGAGAGCTTGCTTGGCATCTACCATGTCTGAGGTAAGAAGGCCCAGTGGGGGCCAGCTGGTGCCAGGGGAATTGGGAAGAAGCAAGTCTGGACACTAATTGGTAGTGTCTGCTTTGAACTAAAAGCCAGGCCTAAGAGGGGGCTCTGCAGCCCTGTCAGAAAGGACCCAGGCTCTGGTGAATGGCCTCGGTTGTCCCACAACTTGTGAGATGTTGGGGGATTACTTACATAGAactgtgtgtgcttttgtgtgtgtatgagggagcTGATTTTGATAGCTTAGCGTGTCTGGTTATATACATTTTGTAATCTGGAGGAAGGTGAGGGAGGGTGGCTGTACCTATAGGTCACAGCGCTGTGTCCTTCTGTCTCCCTAGCAGAGTGTGTCTCTGGGCAGGCCCATGTTTCCCTGGAAGCCCAGCCCAGGCTGAGTGAGGGAAGCCCTGCACCTGCCTGCAGGGCTTAAGAAGGACTAAGGCTTCAACCTCACAGGCACCAGGGGTTGAGGGGAAGGGTAAGCTGAGTTTGGCTTTTTCAGCTCTACTGGGACAGACAGAACAGCAAGGTTGTCCTTGCTGCTTGCTCCATGGCTGTCTACCCTGTCTCCTTTccaaacacaataataaaaaataccagTGTTTTTGGTTTGGGGAAAGTGGGACAGTCTTATTGGACTCTTTGCTACCCAGTGAACAGGTCTTAGAACTCACCAGATTCCCTAGGGCTGCTCAGTCTTGAAGCCCATCCTTTCCCCCTCTGCCCCTTGTGCCCAGTCCTGAATTTGGCCAGGCGAACAGGCCAGCATGAGGATGCAGTGGCCATCACCCCCAGGAGCTCTCTGTGGGCCAAGGTCAGATGTCCAAGTCAGACCAAGAGGGCAGGGGGACCTGCAGAGGCTGGGAAAGGAGTGGGCTTTGAATTGACTGAGTTCAATGATCTGCAAAGATGAACCCCTGCCAGAGTTGGAGGAGTTCATCTCAAGGCCTCAAATTGTAAGGCTCTGGGCTTTCCAAGGTTGGCACCTCTGAAGCCCCCATCAAGAAGAAGCGTCCCCCTGTGAAGGAAGAAGACCTGAAGGGGGCCCGAGGGAACTTGGCCAGGAACCAGGAGATCAAGTCTAAGACATACCAGGTCATGCGGGACTGTGGTGAGTGTATTCCAGGTCATGGGGGACTGTGGTGAGTGTATTCCGGGTCATGGGGGACTGTGGTGAGTGTATTCCGGGTCATGGGGGACTGTGGCAAGTGTATTCCAGGTCATGGGGGACTATGGCGAGTACTGTGGCAAGTCCTCCAGGGCTCCTCGCAGGACTGCAAACATAAGCATCTCCCAGTGGTAGCTGAGAGGTGTTGAGAGTTTCTGGGTATACGAGGGCCTGCCCCCAGCATAGGGAGCCTTG encodes the following:
- the Mustn1 gene encoding musculoskeletal embryonic nuclear protein 1: MSEVGTSEAPIKKKRPPVKEEDLKGARGNLARNQEIKSKTYQVMRDCEQAGSAAPSVFSRNRTGAETVFEKPKEGPAKSIFG